From Paraglaciecola sp. L1A13:
AAGACTGGGCATTAGCGTATGGAATCTATTTGACAGTGAAGGAATTACGGAAGGTTCTCCACGTCAAGGAAATAGCCAAGTTTCTGGTGGTGAGTTCTTTATCGGACGTCCCGTATTGCCTCGTCGTGTGAGCCTAACCGCTCGGTATGATTTTTAAGTGAGTGTATTGGTGTCTGCTTGCGCCAATTAGGTTGAGTAGCTTACCCATTGGAAAAGATCCCAGTGGGTAACTATTCACCGTTCTTTTAATTTAGTAGCTTGAACGGTATGGTTTTAGCTCGTGCAGATATGTGAAGAGAATTATGAATACACTAGATTTTTTAATTGTTGCATTGTATTTGGTGGCGCTTTTAGTCATGGGATTTATGCTGCGTGAACAGACAAATAAAAGTGACTATTTTTTGGGTGGGAAAAGTCTAGGATGGAAGCCCTTGGCGTTGTCGGTCATGGCTACTCAGCTTTCTGCTATTAGTTTTATTTCTGCCCCCGCTTTTGTAGGGTTGCGTGAAGGTGGTGGCTTGCAGTGGCTTTCCTACGAATTAGGGGTGCCGTTAGCTATGCTGCTGGTGTTATCTACTATTTTACCTAAGTTATACCGCGCAGGGATCGTCAGTATTTATGATTACCTTGAAACCCGTTTTGGCCGTTCTACGCGGGTATTGATCAGTATTGTTTTTCAATTTAGTCGGGCGTTTGCGACCGGCATTATGATTTATGCGGTATCCCTTATTCTGCAAGGCACCATGGGTATCGAAGCATGGCAAGCTATCTTGTTAACCGGTGTGATAACCGTACTTTATTCACTGCAAGGCGGCATGAAGGCGGTCGTCTATGGCGATGCCATTCAGATGATTATCATTGTATTAGGTACAATCGCCTGTATTGGGTACGGTCTTTACTACCTAGGTGGCGTTGACACATTCCTAGCTAATGTAGATCCGAACCGCTTGCAAGCGATTAAGTTTGACTCATACGGCTTTAGCGGTGACGGCTTTGGCTTTTGGCCAATGATTTTTGGTGGCGTAGTATTGTATGCGTCATATTATGGTTGCGACCAAACTCAGGCGCAACGAGCACTATCTGCAAAAGATCCAAAAAACCTACGGTATATGATTTTAGCTAACGGAGTTATTCGTTTCCCCATTACTATTTTGTACTGCTTATCCGGTTTAATTGTAGGCACGCTAGCCATGTCAGAGCCAAGCTTTATGGCAAAAATCCCAGCAGATAATCCTGATTGGATGATGCCCATGTTCATCCTTGACTACTTACCTCATGGCTTAATTGGCTTATTGGTTGTGGCTATTTTGGCTGCTGCTATGTCGTCATTAAGCTCTGCAATCAACTCTCTGTCTGCGGTGACCATCGAAGACTACTGCCGCATTACCAACAAAGAAGTGAGCCAAGAAAGTTATTTGAAATTGGCAAAATATATGGGCCTGGGCTGGGGGGCTGTCACTCTAATATTGTCGCTGTATGCAGGCAATATTGCGCCAACCATTATTGAAGCTATCAATAAAGTCGGCTCATTGTTTTATGGACCAATCCTAGCGGTCTTCTTGCTTGCAGTGCTAACGAAAAGCACATCAAGCCTGCACGTCAATATTGGGTTAGTCAGCGGTGTTTTGTTTAACTTATTAATATCGTTTATCGCTCCCGAGATCTTCTGGTTTTGGTGGAACTTCATTGGTTTTGTTGTGACGGTTATGATGGCAGTGCTAATGAGTAAAATTAAGCCCTTCACTTATCAACCTAACGATGAGGAATTGGCCGCGGCGCCTGTCTCTTTGTCCATTCTTACCGTTAAGGATGTGGTGATATTGCTTAGCATGTTCGGTGCGATGATTGCTTTCTGTTTGTATATTCCAACGGCGTTTGTTTAAGGTTTTTTATGAAATATCAGGCTTTTTTACGTGATTTATTTGATATCGCTGTGGCTGCTTGTCAGCCTAGTGCTTGTATGGCCCAGCAGTTAAGTAAGCTAGATACCAGCAATGGCATATGTGTGGTCGGGGCGGGTAAAGCGGCTGCTGAAATGGCTGCTGAGGTACATAAAACCTTGGGTGATAAATGCTACGGCGCTGTCGTAACCCGCTACGGGTACGAAAGCGCAGGGGATACCGGCAAAATAGAGGTGCTGACGGCGAACCACCCTACGCCAGATGACAACAGTTTACTCGCCGGTACAAAACTACTGGAGTTGGTGAAAAATACGCCAGCAACGACACCTATTTTATTTTTAATTTCAGGTGGTGGCTCATCACTTATGTGCTTACCCGATGACGATGTGCCGTTTGCTGACAAGCAGCAGCTCAATCAGTTTCTACTCAGAAGCGGCGCCAGTATCGATGAAATTAATACCGTGCGTAAACAGTTGTCGAAGGTGAAAGGCGGCAGATTGGCTGAGGCCGCTAAATCAAGGCACGTGACCTTGATGATTTCTGATGTGGTGGGGGACAACGCCGCTGATATCGCCTCTGGACCAACCATTGCTGATCCCTCAACCAAGGCTCAGGCGTTGGCTATTTTGCAAAAGTACAATTGGTCTCCTGTGGGCAGTATTGCTAATTACTTGGCAAAGCCTGAAGCTGCGCCAAAGCACACTGCCCCAAGTGAATATCATATTGTGGCGAACGCACAGCATGCGATTGATGCCGCCATTAGCGTTGCCCAGCAGCAAGGGTGGCAAACCCAAGTATTAGGTTATGACATTCAAGGTGAAGCCAGAGATGTTGCTAAGATACACGCTAAACAAGCCTTGGCGTGCAAGGCCAACGGTCAGCGCATGATGTTGTTCTCAGGGGGCGAGCTAACGGTAACGGTGGGCAAAGAATACGGTGACGGTGGGCCTAATCAAGAATATTTAATGGCATTAGCCCTTGAGCTAGATGGCGCGAAAGGGATCTCTGCGCTGGCTTGTGATACCGATGGCGTGGATGGTAGCAAAGATGTCGCGGGAGCTTATATTGATGAAACCACATTGCCTCGAGCGTTATCAGCAGGTGTGAGCGCAAGCGAACTATTGGCTACTCACAATAGTCATAAGTTCTTTGGCGCTATAAATGACTTAGTTATCACTGGCCCAACGAATACTAATGTTAATGATTTCAGAGCAATTATTATTGAATAGCCTTTAGCTGACGACAAATAGCAGCTTGCTTCGGGCTGGTGGTTAAGCTTATATTCGCCAGCTTACTATTAGCCTTAAGCCAGCAAACGCCAGACTTAAGGTTTTGTTTCTTGTTCTATTTTCACGATTCAAATAGGCTATAGCGTTTTAAGGTAGATGTATTACAGATGTTTTCAATCGACAACAGTCAATATTTACGTTCAGGGTTTACGTTAGGGAAAGGCAATAAGCTTTTTCAAGATATTGAGCGTGATATTATCAAGATTGTTTTCTGGGAACGACGCGTTACCCAAAGTCAGCTCGTATCTGCTACCAAAATTCCCCAGCAAACGGTGTCTCGCTTATTAAAAGGCCTCACCCAGTCTAAGGTGCTGCGTCAAACCGAAGATATGATCCCTAATCCTAAAGGCAAACCGGGTTTTGCTATCGAGTTGAATCCAGACTATGCCTATACCTTTGGCGTGTCGATATTGCTCGATGCTGTCGGTGTAGCGGTAATGGACTTTGCTGGTAATGTTATTGCCACGAATATGTGTGAAATGGACGACATGAGTATTGCTCATGTACTTGAAGCGATTGACACTTTGATAACTGAGCTGTGTGAAACGGCTAAATTAGACGAAACTCGAGTGCTGGGTATTGGCGTGGGTATTTCCGGTTTCTTTAGTTCAATGGATGGCAAGATGAACACCCACCATATGTTAGAGGAGTGGGCGCAAGTCGATATAGTCGAAATAATATCTAGCCATTTCACACTTCCGACTTGGGTGGTAAATGATGGTACCGCTGGCGCAGCGGGTGAGGGTGTTGCTGGGGTCGGTCGCCAGTATAAGAACTTTGTATATTTATTTGTTTCATCGGCATTTGGTGGCGGGATCGTTACCAATTCTGAGGTATTACGGGGTACTTATGGTAATGCTGGTGAGTTGGGCGATATGTTACCCACTAAAATATACGCTCATCCAAATTTAGAACTGCTAAAACGTATCTTGAAGAAAAACGGTGTGAATTTCAGCTCTATTTATAATTTGAACGAGGAGTTTGATCCCAACTGGCCTGGCGTCGAAGAATGGATATTCAAAGTGCAGGATTCTTTCGACTTGGTTGCCACCTGTTGCTCTGCCTTACTTGATGCCGAGGCAATTATACTTGGGGGGCATATTCCTAAAGAATTAGCCGAGATGGTGATACCGCGGATTGACGTATACGCTCAATTCAGGCGCGGGGCTAAGCGTCCTATGCCAAAAATAGTGGTGTCAGGCGTCGAGAAGTTTCCGGTTGCCATTGGTGCGGCCACGATACCACTGCGAGAACTTTGCTTGTAAAGATTTACATGAATAACGGCTAATATAAAAAAACGCGTATTGATTCATTCAATACGCGTTTTTTTACATTTATCGTTAACCCAAAAGAAGATTAAAACAGCAGTTTTTGCCCTTGTTTAGGAATAATAATCGTTAGTCCTAGGTCATTGGCTTCATTGGCTTCATTGAGCTGTTGCTCGATTATCGCTCTTGGGTCGGTATCTTTAGCGAGGGTATATTTGATATGACTGATAACGACCTTTAAATCTTTAAGGGGGGCATTGCCGCCGATTTTTCGTCCTAAATTACCGAGCTCTTGCATCAGAAGTTCAGGGGTCAAATGACCGAATAGTAAGTTGTGGGGTCGCTCATTTTCAAATGAAGTCTCAATGATGATGCCACGTAGGGTTTTATGTTTAACCTGCTTGGCCAAATACGTCCAAATTTTTGCTAATTTGCCTTGTTGTTCGACTACATCAGCTCCGGTGTCACCAAAGTACACAAACATATCGTTGTTATGCTCAATCACAAATGCGCTGGATTCAACTGGATGGCTAAGGCTAAATGCACTGACACTAAGTTGCGTGTTAGCAATAGGCGTTGTTTTGCTCGGAAGTAAATCTACCATATGATATTTATTCAGTGTGGGCTCAATACCGCGGTCACTAAAATTGGCCCACGCTTTGCCATTAAAGTAGGTCTCGCCAATCATGTTATTAACGGAAGCCAATGCGTAGATATTTTTTGCGCTATCTTCAGGTGACGAAACCAACATGCCATTGACGTGGTCGAGATGGGCATGGCTGAGTAAATATGCTTTTACATGGCGTCGTAATATTGTTCCTGCCTTGCCCCATTTTTTATCATCCACTAAAGCTAAATCAGTGAATGCCCCACGCTTAATGCTTTGATTTATACCGTTAACCAAGGTACCAGCATCTAATGCTACATAGTTTGCTTCGCTTACGGCGCGCAGCAAGAAGGCACTTAAATTACCATCCTGTATACCGCCGCTATCACCCAGTACGATGACTTCAAATGCGGGGGCTATGGTTACTAATTCAGAGATTTGGTGAGTTTTAGGGCTTTGGGCAAAAACTTGAGTCGCCGTAAAAAGCGAAATGGTTAACAGCCATTTCGCTAATGATAAAGAAGTGTGCATATTAGTTTGCTTTTTTCAGTTCGTTTGGCTCAGCCAAGCTTTGTTTGTATAAGGCCAGGGCTTGCTGACTGTCTTGTTGGGACTCTTTGATTCTAGCCAACAGTAAAATATCTTGCTGACGACTGCCCAGCTTAATCGCTTTGCTTAACGCTTTCTCGGCTAGACTTAAATCATTAGCATTATAGGCGAGTGCACCCAAGGTCGATAGTAGTTCTATGTTCATATCGTCTTGCTTGATCCACTGCTCCAGCTGTTTTAAGGCCGTAGTAGGGTGAGACAATTTAAGCTCTCTATAAAGAGGTAGTAACATAGGATGGGGTTTGTTTCTATTATACTCACCCAATGCCGCTTCGGCATCAATATGCATTCCTTGATCGATTAACTGCTTAACATAGGCGGCTTGCAGGGCTGGATCTCGGCGGGTTGATTTAGGCAATGAATGCCAATTCTCTTTTAACTGATTTGCGCCTTCTTTGCTGGCAATTTCAGCGAAATTACCTTGAGAAGCGAGTTGCATATAATGTTCGTATTGTTCCCCTAAGGCTTTTTTCCAAGAGGGCAGGCGGTCTTTTAACTCATGCCATTTTCCCGCTTGAACCAAAGCTTGTGCGTGCAGGATTAATACTGACTTCTGGCGCTTTTGCTTGTCTTCAAGCTCCCCTAATATTTCTAGGGCTTTACCAGGTTGTTGGTTTTGTAAATGGTCGCGCACTAAGCATAACTTGGCGGCAAACGCCGACTTAGGGTAAGACGTCGCCAAGCGCCAGTTTTCACGCGCTCCTGTGGGATTTTGTAGCTGTAATTCAGCCTCAGCTGCGGCCAATAAATTTAAACCGTCGAAGTCTTCTTGCTCAATGCTGGCAAGTTGCTTACGTGCTTCAAGATAGTTTTGCTCGGCGAGGGCAATTAAGCCTCCTGTGAAGGCGCGTTTCTTCTTACGTGAGCCCCAGTTACCTAACCAGTTTTTTGAGCCTGAGATGATCATAATTAATTTTTTGATCACCCACGAGAACAACAATAAACCGACAATCAGTAAGATGGTCATGATTGCCATGGAAAACACGTTCATTTCCATTACATAACCAGCGAAATCAATAAATACGTAGCCCTTATCATCGAATATTAATGAGCCAATAAGCACTGCAATAAGTAAGGCCACAAAGACCATTAGTATTCTTATCATGGTTGGCTAACTCCATTAACGAACACATTGTCGATACGTTGCTGAATGACATCTTGAAGTGCCGGCGCTGAATTGAATTGGCTTGGATAAACACGTTCAATATCAGTCTCTGTCAGTTCATTTAAGCGCTGGGAGAACTGTTTAACAGACATGTCATCCGCCGCAAAATTTTCTGTCAGTGCACGTTGTGCGTTTTTAAGCGATTGCTGGAACAGCTCAATATTTTCTTTTAAAACGGCACTTTGAGCTTGCAACAACGACAGCTTAAGTTGCTCTTTGGCTAACCATTGTTGTTGCTCGGACATATAAGGTTGCACGTCAGCTTCTTTCTTTTTAAAGCTAAAGAAATCTTCGGTGAATGCACGCCAGTTTCGCGCTAAGTTACTGCGCCAGTCGTCAACTGAAGCAGAGACGTTATCAGGGTTAGCAGCGATATCAGGGCGTTCAAATGTATTCAGGGTTAGCTCGTCTACTTGAGGCAGTAAAGCACTCACCTCAAGGGCGATAGACGATAAAGATACCGGATTGACTTGAGCCAATGCTTGAATGTCGTTGGCTAAACGCTCACGCACTGGCAACAAGCTTGGGTCGTCTAAATCTTGTAAGCGACTGTCAGCCGATTGCAGCATCGCGATGGCGGTTTTAACATCATGCTCTAACCATAACTTTCGGCCAGCCATACGCACTAAAAAGTCAGCTTCGGCCAGTAACCAGTCTGCTGGGCGTCGTCCGGCTATTGTGCTCAACATTTGCTTGTTGGCTTGAGATAGCGCTTTCGCCGCCTGAGCGTCGCTTAAGGCGCTTTCTAATTCTTGGCCTAAAGTACGTAATTGAGTTTCTAAAGTGCGATTTTGTTGTCGAACTTCATCGGTAATCGTTAGATTTTGCTGAGCTTGGCGATTAAGCATATCTTGCTGTTCACTTTGACTCGTTTCTTGATTGAGCTTTTGCTCATCCCATTGGGTCCACCCCCAATAAGCCGCAGCTACAATTAATAGTAAAATCAACAGGTTGATAATGGTCACAAACCACAGAAAGCCTGTTTTTGCAGGTTTGCTGTTATTTTCATTTTTAGCTTTGGGCGCGGAATTCACGCTAGCATTATCGCTTGAACTGGAAGTTTTTTTCACGTTGTTGTCGCTTTT
This genomic window contains:
- a CDS encoding sodium:solute symporter: MNTLDFLIVALYLVALLVMGFMLREQTNKSDYFLGGKSLGWKPLALSVMATQLSAISFISAPAFVGLREGGGLQWLSYELGVPLAMLLVLSTILPKLYRAGIVSIYDYLETRFGRSTRVLISIVFQFSRAFATGIMIYAVSLILQGTMGIEAWQAILLTGVITVLYSLQGGMKAVVYGDAIQMIIIVLGTIACIGYGLYYLGGVDTFLANVDPNRLQAIKFDSYGFSGDGFGFWPMIFGGVVLYASYYGCDQTQAQRALSAKDPKNLRYMILANGVIRFPITILYCLSGLIVGTLAMSEPSFMAKIPADNPDWMMPMFILDYLPHGLIGLLVVAILAAAMSSLSSAINSLSAVTIEDYCRITNKEVSQESYLKLAKYMGLGWGAVTLILSLYAGNIAPTIIEAINKVGSLFYGPILAVFLLAVLTKSTSSLHVNIGLVSGVLFNLLISFIAPEIFWFWWNFIGFVVTVMMAVLMSKIKPFTYQPNDEELAAAPVSLSILTVKDVVILLSMFGAMIAFCLYIPTAFV
- a CDS encoding glycerate kinase gives rise to the protein MKYQAFLRDLFDIAVAACQPSACMAQQLSKLDTSNGICVVGAGKAAAEMAAEVHKTLGDKCYGAVVTRYGYESAGDTGKIEVLTANHPTPDDNSLLAGTKLLELVKNTPATTPILFLISGGGSSLMCLPDDDVPFADKQQLNQFLLRSGASIDEINTVRKQLSKVKGGRLAEAAKSRHVTLMISDVVGDNAADIASGPTIADPSTKAQALAILQKYNWSPVGSIANYLAKPEAAPKHTAPSEYHIVANAQHAIDAAISVAQQQGWQTQVLGYDIQGEARDVAKIHAKQALACKANGQRMMLFSGGELTVTVGKEYGDGGPNQEYLMALALELDGAKGISALACDTDGVDGSKDVAGAYIDETTLPRALSAGVSASELLATHNSHKFFGAINDLVITGPTNTNVNDFRAIIIE
- a CDS encoding ROK family transcriptional regulator → MFSIDNSQYLRSGFTLGKGNKLFQDIERDIIKIVFWERRVTQSQLVSATKIPQQTVSRLLKGLTQSKVLRQTEDMIPNPKGKPGFAIELNPDYAYTFGVSILLDAVGVAVMDFAGNVIATNMCEMDDMSIAHVLEAIDTLITELCETAKLDETRVLGIGVGISGFFSSMDGKMNTHHMLEEWAQVDIVEIISSHFTLPTWVVNDGTAGAAGEGVAGVGRQYKNFVYLFVSSAFGGGIVTNSEVLRGTYGNAGELGDMLPTKIYAHPNLELLKRILKKNGVNFSSIYNLNEEFDPNWPGVEEWIFKVQDSFDLVATCCSALLDAEAIILGGHIPKELAEMVIPRIDVYAQFRRGAKRPMPKIVVSGVEKFPVAIGAATIPLRELCL
- a CDS encoding MBL fold metallo-hydrolase; this translates as MHTSLSLAKWLLTISLFTATQVFAQSPKTHQISELVTIAPAFEVIVLGDSGGIQDGNLSAFLLRAVSEANYVALDAGTLVNGINQSIKRGAFTDLALVDDKKWGKAGTILRRHVKAYLLSHAHLDHVNGMLVSSPEDSAKNIYALASVNNMIGETYFNGKAWANFSDRGIEPTLNKYHMVDLLPSKTTPIANTQLSVSAFSLSHPVESSAFVIEHNNDMFVYFGDTGADVVEQQGKLAKIWTYLAKQVKHKTLRGIIIETSFENERPHNLLFGHLTPELLMQELGNLGRKIGGNAPLKDLKVVISHIKYTLAKDTDPRAIIEQQLNEANEANDLGLTIIIPKQGQKLLF
- a CDS encoding heme biosynthesis HemY N-terminal domain-containing protein is translated as MIRILMVFVALLIAVLIGSLIFDDKGYVFIDFAGYVMEMNVFSMAIMTILLIVGLLLFSWVIKKLIMIISGSKNWLGNWGSRKKKRAFTGGLIALAEQNYLEARKQLASIEQEDFDGLNLLAAAEAELQLQNPTGARENWRLATSYPKSAFAAKLCLVRDHLQNQQPGKALEILGELEDKQKRQKSVLILHAQALVQAGKWHELKDRLPSWKKALGEQYEHYMQLASQGNFAEIASKEGANQLKENWHSLPKSTRRDPALQAAYVKQLIDQGMHIDAEAALGEYNRNKPHPMLLPLYRELKLSHPTTALKQLEQWIKQDDMNIELLSTLGALAYNANDLSLAEKALSKAIKLGSRQQDILLLARIKESQQDSQQALALYKQSLAEPNELKKAN
- a CDS encoding uroporphyrinogen-III C-methyltransferase, yielding MADQSDTNNTSGNKPKNETSNKAQDKPKTIDSSAVITPAPPKIESKPDTDKKNPAAPLKSDNNVKKTSSSSDNASVNSAPKAKNENNSKPAKTGFLWFVTIINLLILLLIVAAAYWGWTQWDEQKLNQETSQSEQQDMLNRQAQQNLTITDEVRQQNRTLETQLRTLGQELESALSDAQAAKALSQANKQMLSTIAGRRPADWLLAEADFLVRMAGRKLWLEHDVKTAIAMLQSADSRLQDLDDPSLLPVRERLANDIQALAQVNPVSLSSIALEVSALLPQVDELTLNTFERPDIAANPDNVSASVDDWRSNLARNWRAFTEDFFSFKKKEADVQPYMSEQQQWLAKEQLKLSLLQAQSAVLKENIELFQQSLKNAQRALTENFAADDMSVKQFSQRLNELTETDIERVYPSQFNSAPALQDVIQQRIDNVFVNGVSQP